One segment of Diaphorobacter sp. HDW4B DNA contains the following:
- a CDS encoding sigma-54-dependent Fis family transcriptional regulator has product MLSEPALNPGVGIGPLLEQFHTENGFAHVLKELLRLWGHESARHQLKRHGYHLGRRDAESSLSASQSDSDDHLRWTQFERALTTHLRAQEFVRHPAGERHAIQWCCQLQCRAGMSMESKINHENAFMWLLSGYVTGYLNRSFDRNFCVSFSKSTTPHAVAFRFLARPSKDPQDFDQDLPLRNFKTGTYASVVSSADDDRIAAQPSLPLKHSILRDGSELAYLVHQVAITDATVLLLGESGVGKSLIAREIQFRSLRTQQPWVEINCAAIPEQLIESELFGVERGAFSGATVSRKGRFEHAHGGTVFLDEVGLLSLNAQSKLLRVLQSGEMERLGSNSTIRCDIRVIAATNENLDALVKAGKFREDLYFRLNVFPIHIPALRERKHEMPSLMSAIIRRFCDKYRKNIYRCTQQAREVLLAYDWPGNIRELENVLERAVILCPDEGEIHISHLGELIRRSNAISTGIADAAASSQTFVAPAQVVVASIDDWADQVIESGQGSLNTIKDSLVKAAMRRSQGNLSLAAATLGMTRGQLNYQLKKLDEVV; this is encoded by the coding sequence ATGCTGAGTGAGCCTGCACTCAATCCCGGTGTTGGAATTGGTCCTCTGCTTGAGCAATTCCATACCGAAAATGGCTTCGCCCATGTATTGAAGGAATTGCTGCGCTTGTGGGGACACGAAAGCGCGAGGCACCAACTCAAGCGTCATGGCTACCATCTGGGGAGACGTGATGCAGAGTCCTCTTTATCTGCGAGCCAGTCCGACTCCGATGACCATCTGCGGTGGACGCAATTCGAGCGCGCACTGACAACGCATTTGCGCGCTCAAGAATTCGTTCGACATCCTGCAGGTGAACGCCACGCGATTCAATGGTGCTGCCAATTGCAATGCCGTGCAGGCATGAGCATGGAAAGCAAGATCAATCATGAAAATGCCTTCATGTGGCTACTGTCGGGCTACGTGACGGGTTATCTCAATCGATCTTTCGACAGAAATTTTTGTGTTTCGTTTTCAAAATCCACGACCCCACATGCTGTGGCATTTCGTTTCCTTGCACGCCCATCCAAGGACCCACAGGATTTCGATCAGGATCTTCCTCTACGCAATTTCAAAACGGGGACTTACGCATCAGTAGTGAGCTCGGCAGACGATGACCGTATTGCCGCACAACCATCTTTACCACTCAAGCACAGCATCCTGCGCGATGGCTCCGAATTGGCCTATCTTGTGCATCAGGTGGCCATCACTGATGCCACCGTGTTGCTGCTGGGGGAAAGCGGCGTAGGCAAGAGTTTGATTGCCCGAGAAATACAGTTCCGAAGTCTGCGCACCCAACAGCCTTGGGTTGAAATCAACTGTGCTGCGATTCCAGAACAGTTGATTGAATCTGAATTGTTTGGCGTGGAGCGTGGTGCGTTTTCTGGAGCGACCGTCTCCAGAAAGGGAAGATTTGAACACGCTCACGGTGGCACCGTTTTTCTGGATGAAGTCGGTCTTCTGAGCCTGAACGCCCAAAGCAAACTCCTGCGTGTGTTGCAGTCCGGTGAGATGGAGCGACTCGGCAGCAACTCGACCATCCGCTGCGATATTCGAGTCATTGCAGCGACAAATGAAAATCTGGATGCCTTGGTCAAGGCAGGAAAGTTCAGAGAAGATCTGTACTTCCGACTCAATGTCTTTCCTATTCATATCCCAGCCCTGCGAGAACGCAAGCACGAGATGCCGAGTCTGATGTCCGCCATCATCCGACGGTTCTGTGACAAGTATCGCAAAAACATCTACCGCTGCACGCAGCAAGCGCGAGAGGTACTTCTGGCATACGATTGGCCAGGCAACATTCGCGAGCTGGAGAACGTACTGGAACGCGCAGTGATTCTTTGCCCAGACGAGGGGGAGATTCACATCAGCCATCTCGGTGAGCTCATCCGACGCAGCAATGCGATTTCCACAGGAATTGCAGATGCAGCCGCATCATCTCAAACATTTGTAGCGCCTGCTCAAGTCGTCGTTGCAAGCATCGACGATTGGGCAGACCAAGTCATCGAAAGTGGCCAAGGCAGCCTCAACACCATCAAGGATTCACTCGTGAAAGCAGCCATGCGACGCAGCCAAGGCAATCTATCCTTGGCTGCCGCAACTCTGGGAATGACTCGCGGACAGTTGAACTATCAGCTCAAAAAGCTCGATGAAGTGGTGTAA
- a CDS encoding alpha/beta fold hydrolase translates to MDRTLNKETNVSAITEAGSSKFIDVTEGEINGSIHVNDAGNGDEVVVMFHGSGPGASGWSNFHRNVDAFVDAGYRVLLIDSPGFNKSYPIVTKSRDGAYAQAAKGVLDKLGIKRAHMIGNSMGGATAMRMAVDYPEMVGKLIMMGGGSVGASTTVPMPTEGLKLLQGLYRNPTMENLRKMLDIFVYAPSTLTEDLINGRFENMMRRTEHLSNFVESLKSSGGRANYAHLLPTLTMPTMIIWGRDDRFVPLDLGLRMLWGMPDAELHVFSKCGHWAQWEHADKFNQLVLNFLAR, encoded by the coding sequence ATGGATCGCACACTGAACAAGGAGACCAACGTGAGTGCAATCACCGAAGCTGGAAGCAGCAAATTTATCGATGTCACCGAGGGTGAAATCAACGGAAGCATTCATGTCAACGATGCCGGAAACGGTGACGAAGTGGTGGTGATGTTTCACGGTTCTGGTCCTGGTGCAAGTGGTTGGAGCAACTTCCATCGCAACGTTGATGCGTTTGTCGATGCAGGTTACCGCGTACTGCTGATCGACTCTCCAGGCTTCAACAAGAGCTATCCCATCGTCACCAAAAGTCGCGATGGAGCCTATGCCCAGGCGGCAAAGGGCGTACTGGACAAGCTGGGCATCAAGCGTGCGCACATGATCGGAAACTCGATGGGCGGTGCTACGGCCATGCGAATGGCTGTCGACTATCCGGAGATGGTTGGAAAGCTCATCATGATGGGCGGTGGCTCGGTCGGCGCAAGCACCACTGTGCCCATGCCGACGGAAGGGCTCAAACTGCTGCAGGGTCTGTATCGCAATCCAACGATGGAGAACTTGCGCAAGATGTTGGACATCTTCGTCTATGCACCTTCCACATTGACAGAAGACCTCATCAACGGGCGCTTCGAGAACATGATGCGTCGCACGGAGCATCTGAGCAATTTCGTAGAGAGCTTGAAGTCCAGTGGGGGGCGTGCCAACTATGCACATCTGCTGCCGACTCTGACGATGCCCACCATGATCATCTGGGGGCGTGATGATCGTTTCGTGCCGCTCGACTTGGGTCTTCGCATGTTGTGGGGCATGCCGGATGCTGAGCTGCACGTGTTCAGCAAGTGCGGTCACTGGGCTCAATGGGAACATGCCGACAAGTTCAATCAACTCGTGCTGAATTTCCTCGCACGCTAA
- a CDS encoding VOC family protein — MASISNLGYVVIGSKKLAEWEDFAVNLLGMQVGRSEPGKLLALRLDDMQQRIIIEDGEEEDLRAAGWAFKTDRDLRAFVKRLQEQGLPVQECSKDEATNRRVENLYSLADPNGFTQEFFSGAYAAPSNQPFMSQRLRGAGFKTGDLGIGHVLIRAQDYGKSLDFYQEGLGLRLSDIIRAEVRPGYVAEAAFFHTVGGRHHSLATGAVNIPKVLGHMMVELHSLDDVGLGYDRCRAAGLNFARELGHHPNDQMTSFYVETPSGFSIEYGWGGLVVDDESWTVKTYNQFSDWGHARPGQAVR; from the coding sequence GTGGCATCCATTTCCAATCTTGGGTATGTGGTGATTGGCAGCAAGAAGTTGGCCGAATGGGAAGACTTCGCCGTCAACCTTCTGGGCATGCAGGTTGGCCGCAGCGAACCAGGCAAGCTTTTGGCGCTCCGTCTGGACGACATGCAACAGCGAATCATCATTGAAGATGGCGAGGAAGAGGACCTGCGTGCAGCAGGTTGGGCATTCAAGACAGATCGAGATCTGCGTGCATTCGTCAAGCGGCTGCAAGAGCAGGGTCTGCCCGTGCAGGAATGCTCAAAGGATGAGGCAACGAATCGTCGCGTTGAGAACCTCTATTCGCTGGCCGATCCAAATGGATTCACGCAGGAATTTTTCAGCGGAGCTTATGCCGCCCCCAGCAACCAGCCGTTCATGTCGCAAAGGCTCCGAGGTGCCGGTTTCAAGACAGGCGATCTTGGCATCGGCCATGTGCTGATTCGTGCGCAGGACTATGGCAAGTCTCTGGATTTCTATCAGGAGGGACTGGGGCTGCGCCTCAGCGACATCATTCGTGCCGAAGTGCGCCCGGGCTACGTAGCAGAAGCCGCGTTCTTCCACACTGTCGGGGGCCGTCACCATTCGCTCGCGACCGGTGCAGTGAATATTCCCAAGGTGTTGGGCCACATGATGGTGGAACTGCATAGCTTGGACGATGTGGGGCTCGGTTACGACCGTTGCCGAGCTGCGGGATTGAACTTTGCACGCGAGCTCGGACATCACCCCAACGACCAGATGACGTCGTTCTACGTGGAAACACCTTCCGGTTTCTCCATTGAATATGGATGGGGTGGCCTCGTCGTGGATGACGAAAGCTGGACCGTCAAAACATACAACCAATTCAGTGACTGGGGCCATGCACGTCCTGGCCAAGCCGTGCGTTGA